From a single Nitrogeniibacter mangrovi genomic region:
- a CDS encoding sensor histidine kinase, producing the protein MDLRRRLTLTLAAFFLVLVGAAIAWAGVALRADVAHELEASERLVGLMRAAVSGDEALVARLADGHFRHIRVALDRASLEQPLQIGAADWSERLADRLARSESRAAPIERIAVGPQVLYVRPDPRSEIGEIVRDAGQWVLTVLAFSLLTMATVWFAVGRALAPVRLLEARITALDDPEARGTKGPHFALREFRVLARAIDRLAAKLAAARSAQRTLSQCLISVQETERRDIARELHDEFGQSLTAIGLSAAFVQRHAGRARPAELSDAASDICHQADHLGQHLRGLLSRLRPHGLDGVGLVDTVRDCVRSWQTRTTGVEVRLDLPGHLPPIESASALCVYRGVQEALTNVARHSGATRVTIGLRCAAGCLELRVMDNGHGLADPRDANVGIGLLGMRERAAMAGGTLTTENSEAGGLVLVLRLPLQPTQRGVTHDSNPVA; encoded by the coding sequence ATGGATCTTCGCCGTCGCCTGACGCTGACTCTGGCCGCCTTCTTTCTGGTGCTGGTCGGCGCTGCCATCGCCTGGGCGGGTGTTGCCCTGCGTGCCGATGTGGCGCATGAACTCGAGGCATCGGAGCGCCTGGTGGGCTTGATGCGGGCGGCCGTGTCCGGAGACGAGGCGCTGGTGGCGCGTCTGGCCGACGGCCATTTCCGTCACATTCGTGTCGCGCTGGATCGCGCCAGTCTGGAGCAACCGCTTCAAATCGGAGCAGCGGACTGGTCCGAACGCCTGGCCGACCGGCTGGCCCGCAGCGAAAGCCGGGCAGCGCCGATCGAGCGGATCGCGGTGGGACCGCAAGTGCTCTACGTTCGCCCTGATCCGCGCAGCGAAATCGGCGAGATCGTGCGTGACGCCGGCCAGTGGGTGCTGACAGTACTCGCCTTCTCCCTGCTCACCATGGCCACGGTCTGGTTCGCGGTGGGGCGAGCGCTGGCGCCGGTGCGCCTGCTCGAGGCGCGCATTACCGCGCTGGACGATCCGGAGGCGCGCGGGACGAAAGGCCCGCACTTTGCGCTGCGTGAATTCAGAGTGCTCGCCCGTGCCATCGACCGGTTGGCGGCGAAACTCGCGGCCGCACGATCGGCACAACGCACGCTGTCACAATGTCTGATTTCGGTGCAGGAAACCGAACGGCGGGACATCGCGCGCGAACTGCATGACGAGTTCGGCCAGTCGCTGACCGCCATCGGCCTGTCCGCCGCCTTCGTCCAGCGCCATGCCGGTCGCGCTCGGCCCGCCGAGCTGTCGGACGCGGCCAGCGACATCTGTCATCAGGCGGATCATCTCGGACAGCATCTGCGGGGGCTGTTGAGCCGGCTACGACCCCATGGTCTCGACGGCGTCGGGCTGGTCGATACGGTGCGCGATTGCGTGCGTTCCTGGCAAACACGGACGACCGGTGTCGAGGTCAGGCTCGACCTGCCCGGGCATCTGCCGCCGATCGAATCGGCGAGTGCCCTGTGCGTTTATCGGGGGGTCCAGGAGGCGCTGACCAATGTGGCGCGGCATAGCGGTGCCACGCGGGTGACGATCGGCTTGCGCTGTGCCGCCGGATGTTTGGAACTGCGCGTGATGGACAACGGCCACGGATTGGCCGATCCACGCGACGCGAACGTAGGGATCGGGCTGCTGGGCATGCGCGAGCGTGCCGCCATGGCCGGTGGTACGCTGACCACGGAAAACTCAGAGGCTGGTGGGCTGGTGCTGGTCCTTCGGTTGCCATTGCAGCCGACACAAAGAGGAGTGACGCATGATTCGAATCCTGTTGCTTGA
- a CDS encoding response regulator produces the protein MIRILLLDDHAIVRSGYRRLIDAEPDLEVVAEAADADEAYAAVKRCEPDVAVVDLSLRGASGIEAIRRILARKPELRILVVSMHDSANLVSQAFQAGATGYLTKCSDPGQMIEAIRGVSAGRRVMSPEVSHALACAALDSGDLSRQLTPREFEVLRLAVRGESTASIAAHMHLSQKTVLNYLSAVRQKLNAENDFSLLHLAARHGLVDMPASALN, from the coding sequence ATGATTCGAATCCTGTTGCTTGACGATCATGCCATCGTGCGCTCGGGCTACCGACGCCTGATCGATGCCGAGCCGGACCTCGAAGTGGTGGCCGAGGCGGCCGATGCCGATGAGGCCTATGCCGCGGTGAAGCGCTGTGAGCCGGACGTCGCAGTGGTCGATCTGAGTCTGCGCGGTGCGAGCGGCATCGAGGCGATCCGCCGCATTCTGGCGCGCAAACCCGAACTGCGCATCCTCGTTGTGTCGATGCACGACAGTGCGAATCTGGTCAGCCAGGCCTTCCAGGCGGGGGCGACCGGTTACCTCACCAAGTGTAGCGATCCGGGGCAGATGATCGAGGCCATTCGCGGCGTTTCGGCCGGGCGGCGGGTCATGTCACCGGAAGTGTCCCATGCACTGGCCTGCGCCGCGCTTGATTCGGGAGATCTGAGCCGCCAACTCACGCCGCGCGAATTCGAAGTGCTGCGACTGGCGGTGCGCGGTGAATCGACCGCGAGTATCGCGGCGCACATGCACCTGAGTCAGAAAACCGTGCTCAATTATCTTTCTGCAGTGCGCCAAAAATTGAATGCGGAAAACGACTTTTCCCTTTTGCATCTTGCGGCACGCCATGGATTGGTCGATATGCCGGCAAGCGCGTTGAATTGA